A region of Myxococcus stipitatus DSM 14675 DNA encodes the following proteins:
- a CDS encoding OmpA family protein yields the protein MASSSVQALWLALLALSSGATALAAEPSTVEQRAREDLDRQLQALVKTPPPEVVITYEGLPGAGTSRAYKLLEVDFLLNGQPLAVPGLDVLSGPGVHRLAALKVDEGSYTLVSRVTYTNDAWNLFSEESGFLWKMTASVTFQAQKGLRMRVRVLPAINPTAPDPRLKLKLSHDVSAEMTAPLADATLLAETTDAGSAPVAKVTPPPVTPPPVTPPPVTPPPVAVTPPVAAGRDAPEQGPVAPGRLSLRVLVGKKPVAATAFVRGKGAPQRVLLEKGARGPSQVMVPPGEYTVDVMAKGFLAQTRQVKVTREKESSVSFVLAKAPAKKAQQAQVKNERVELPKLPRFAEKQAAPRKGSTTAMALLVDMLVRDESLRLKLEGHTDNREVPASARQSLSEARARAVADVLVRAGLSPSRIESAGLGDTRPKAPNLIPRGRELNRRVDIVLVRGK from the coding sequence GTGGCTTCCTCCTCCGTACAGGCTCTGTGGCTGGCTCTCCTGGCGCTCTCGAGCGGCGCCACGGCACTCGCGGCTGAACCCTCCACCGTCGAACAGCGGGCCCGCGAGGACCTGGACCGGCAGCTCCAGGCCCTGGTCAAGACGCCTCCCCCGGAGGTCGTCATCACGTACGAGGGCCTTCCGGGCGCGGGCACGTCGCGCGCCTACAAGCTGCTGGAAGTGGACTTCCTCCTCAACGGCCAGCCGCTCGCGGTGCCAGGGTTGGATGTCCTGAGCGGGCCGGGCGTCCACCGTCTGGCGGCGCTCAAGGTGGACGAGGGCTCCTACACGCTCGTCTCCCGCGTCACCTACACCAACGACGCCTGGAACCTGTTCAGCGAGGAGAGTGGCTTCCTCTGGAAGATGACGGCCTCCGTCACGTTCCAGGCGCAGAAGGGCCTGCGGATGCGGGTGCGCGTGCTGCCCGCCATCAACCCGACGGCGCCCGACCCTCGGCTCAAGCTGAAGCTGTCGCACGATGTATCGGCGGAGATGACCGCGCCGCTCGCGGACGCGACGCTGCTGGCGGAGACGACGGACGCGGGCTCGGCGCCCGTGGCGAAGGTGACGCCTCCGCCCGTGACGCCGCCGCCTGTCACGCCGCCCCCCGTGACGCCTCCACCCGTCGCCGTGACACCGCCGGTGGCGGCGGGGCGCGATGCGCCGGAGCAGGGGCCGGTGGCTCCGGGCCGACTGTCGCTGCGAGTGCTCGTGGGGAAGAAGCCCGTGGCCGCCACGGCGTTCGTCCGAGGCAAGGGCGCGCCTCAGCGCGTGCTGCTGGAGAAGGGCGCGCGCGGCCCGTCGCAGGTGATGGTGCCACCGGGTGAGTACACGGTGGATGTGATGGCGAAGGGATTCCTCGCGCAGACGCGGCAGGTGAAGGTCACGCGCGAGAAGGAGTCCTCGGTGTCCTTCGTGCTGGCGAAGGCGCCGGCGAAGAAGGCGCAGCAGGCGCAGGTGAAGAACGAGCGCGTGGAGTTGCCCAAGCTGCCGCGCTTCGCGGAGAAGCAGGCCGCGCCTCGCAAGGGCTCCACCACGGCGATGGCTCTGCTGGTGGACATGCTGGTCCGCGACGAGTCCCTGCGGCTGAAGCTGGAGGGCCACACGGACAATCGCGAGGTGCCTGCGTCCGCGCGTCAGTCCCTCTCCGAGGCGCGAGCCCGGGCGGTGGCGGACGTGCTGGTCCGCGCCGGACTGAGCCCCTCGCGCATCGAGTCCGCGGGGCTGGGCGACACGCGGCCCAAGGCGCCGAACCTGATTCCTCGCGGGCGGGAGCTGAACCGCCGCGTGGACATCGTGCTCGTGCGCGGCAAGTAG
- a CDS encoding L,D-transpeptidase family protein, producing MTFSLTRVAAVLGALLALSAHAEDRVATARKQRMKDVTALFAAAGTPWPTEQLYVRAFKHERELEVWAGPKDGPLVKVRTYPFCAASGELGPKRRQGDLQVPEGFYTLDLFNPWSNYHLSIRVSYPNAADRRHQKPGVPLGGDIFVHGDCVSIGCIAIQDGPIEELYLMALDTRARTKRDAPIHIFPRRLDAAGMAALEKEAGTDAQRLALWKSLQPAYTLFEESPRLPRTSINARTGAYEVKPAAKAGRAGR from the coding sequence ATGACATTCTCCCTGACCCGAGTCGCCGCTGTCCTTGGAGCCCTGCTCGCCCTGAGCGCCCACGCGGAGGACCGCGTCGCGACCGCGCGCAAGCAGCGGATGAAGGACGTCACCGCGCTCTTCGCCGCCGCCGGGACACCATGGCCCACGGAGCAGCTCTACGTCCGGGCCTTCAAGCACGAGCGGGAGCTGGAGGTCTGGGCCGGCCCCAAGGACGGGCCGCTGGTGAAGGTGCGCACCTACCCGTTCTGCGCCGCGTCGGGGGAGCTGGGCCCCAAGCGCCGCCAGGGCGACCTCCAGGTGCCCGAGGGCTTCTACACCCTCGACCTCTTCAACCCGTGGAGCAACTACCACCTCTCCATTCGCGTCAGCTATCCCAACGCGGCGGACAGGCGCCACCAGAAGCCCGGTGTCCCGCTGGGCGGCGACATCTTCGTCCACGGCGACTGTGTGAGCATCGGCTGCATCGCCATCCAGGATGGCCCCATCGAGGAGCTGTACCTGATGGCCCTGGACACGCGCGCCCGGACGAAGCGGGATGCCCCCATCCACATCTTCCCGCGCCGACTCGACGCGGCCGGCATGGCGGCCCTGGAGAAGGAGGCAGGCACGGACGCGCAGCGGCTGGCCCTGTGGAAGAGCCTCCAGCCCGCGTACACCCTCTTCGAGGAGAGCCCCCGGTTGCCGCGCACGTCCATCAACGCCAGGACGGGGGCCTATGAAGTGAAGCCCGCGGCGAAGGCCGGGCGCGCGGGCCGCTGA
- a CDS encoding DUF2071 domain-containing protein — MTPEALAALVALATEPLGLEARELHARLARAGVTDPMLALQALRSAGLVREQQRRWVPTPPGHEALREAARLLEQSQDPSPSSPGMDECPSIPWLTQVQTHWVEAVSINYAVDADRLARLLPAPLVPEIHRGTAWVQVLMSSLRDMRPQGVSPLLGVCFYQASYRAAVRYRNAQGDWRRGGYFVRSETNDPVMRHVGNALDEFRFHAFGEANMVMAREGDLLTVAVDPEAAFPGGKLVAMFDTKPRTQPPLGSVWTGLHDLHEPLVECYDALGVSGDFVYVLTIDREPWNARFCTPVELYCEYFEEGPLAPGARLDSVLHLTECAYRWRPLRRERHAPSTGPVER; from the coding sequence ATGACACCCGAAGCCCTCGCGGCCCTGGTGGCGCTGGCGACCGAGCCGCTCGGCCTGGAGGCGCGTGAGCTCCATGCGCGGCTCGCGCGGGCGGGTGTCACCGACCCGATGTTGGCGTTGCAAGCACTCCGAAGCGCGGGCCTCGTGCGCGAACAGCAGCGCCGCTGGGTCCCCACGCCGCCAGGCCATGAGGCCCTGCGCGAGGCCGCACGCTTGCTCGAACAAAGCCAGGACCCGAGCCCCAGCTCGCCTGGCATGGATGAGTGCCCCTCCATTCCCTGGCTGACGCAAGTGCAGACACATTGGGTGGAGGCGGTGTCCATCAACTACGCGGTGGATGCGGACCGGCTCGCGCGGCTGCTCCCCGCTCCGCTGGTGCCCGAAATCCACCGAGGCACCGCCTGGGTCCAGGTGCTGATGTCGTCGCTGCGCGACATGCGGCCCCAGGGTGTCTCGCCCTTGTTGGGGGTGTGCTTCTACCAGGCCAGCTATCGCGCGGCGGTGCGCTACCGCAACGCCCAAGGGGACTGGCGGCGCGGCGGCTACTTCGTGCGCAGCGAGACGAATGACCCGGTGATGCGCCACGTGGGCAACGCGCTGGACGAGTTCCGCTTCCACGCCTTCGGCGAGGCGAACATGGTGATGGCGCGCGAGGGAGACCTGCTCACCGTCGCCGTGGACCCGGAGGCGGCGTTTCCCGGAGGCAAGCTGGTCGCGATGTTCGACACGAAGCCGCGGACGCAGCCGCCCCTCGGCAGCGTGTGGACGGGGCTCCACGACCTGCACGAGCCGCTGGTGGAGTGCTACGACGCGCTCGGCGTCTCGGGTGACTTCGTCTACGTGCTCACCATCGACCGCGAGCCGTGGAACGCCCGCTTCTGCACGCCCGTGGAGCTGTACTGCGAATACTTCGAGGAGGGCCCGCTCGCCCCCGGTGCGCGGCTGGACTCGGTGCTGCACCTGACGGAGTGCGCCTACCGCTGGCGCCCCCTGCGCCGGGAGCGTCACGCCCCTTCCACCGGGCCCGTGGAACGGTGA
- a CDS encoding right-handed parallel beta-helix repeat-containing protein has translation MKTLALSDVVSRFALVVPLLGLCACGGEPASTTLADEELGTPTLHLEAASAPSEDTGSRGTLISGTLSGTLTLTGSPYLISGDANGVVTVPKGHVLKVMPGVILDFRGRPDVTEADVDPHSPSSVMNHQRGRVEMRVYGGIQVRGTASQPVIFTSTNPYGWWGMNFFGAGSVGDGHPYFESMVFEKVRKNDYNGPRGSTRGALWAYYLGPVTILNSVFRNNVASAKCGALDLMFTVGSRVENSTFEYNGTLDIDRFAQAGSYAMTGGGAMCVTHGRNSVVRNNVFRGNGLEAFSGFTWNRLARRPLLDWPNVQGTYDLGGGGALHYFQPDNDLIENNRFVGNFVTQGPAAAIYVEHIGTRGVLLRGNRFENNQSASGGVVVCNRGSGGVNLVLAADNLFSGNKVNGGMAPPVSGDCSVAAQ, from the coding sequence ATGAAAACTCTGGCTTTGTCGGATGTGGTGTCTCGGTTCGCGCTGGTCGTTCCGTTGCTGGGCCTGTGTGCCTGCGGTGGTGAGCCGGCTTCGACGACTCTCGCGGACGAGGAACTTGGAACTCCAACGCTTCACCTGGAGGCCGCCTCGGCCCCCTCCGAGGACACGGGCTCGCGTGGCACGCTCATCTCGGGCACCTTGTCGGGGACGCTGACGCTGACGGGCTCTCCCTACCTCATCAGCGGGGATGCGAACGGCGTGGTGACGGTTCCCAAGGGCCACGTGCTCAAGGTGATGCCGGGCGTCATCCTCGACTTCAGGGGCCGTCCCGACGTGACGGAGGCCGACGTGGACCCCCACTCCCCCAGCAGCGTGATGAATCACCAGCGCGGGAGGGTGGAGATGCGCGTGTACGGCGGCATCCAGGTTCGCGGCACGGCGAGCCAGCCCGTCATCTTCACCTCCACGAATCCCTATGGCTGGTGGGGCATGAACTTCTTCGGGGCGGGCTCCGTGGGAGACGGGCATCCCTACTTCGAGTCCATGGTCTTCGAGAAGGTGCGCAAGAACGACTACAACGGCCCTCGGGGTTCGACGCGCGGCGCGCTGTGGGCGTACTACCTGGGGCCGGTGACCATCCTGAACTCGGTCTTCCGCAACAACGTCGCGTCGGCCAAGTGCGGTGCCCTGGACTTGATGTTCACGGTGGGCTCCAGGGTGGAGAACTCCACCTTCGAGTACAACGGGACGTTGGACATCGACCGGTTCGCGCAGGCCGGCTCGTACGCGATGACGGGCGGCGGTGCGATGTGCGTGACGCACGGACGCAACTCCGTGGTGCGCAACAACGTCTTCCGGGGCAATGGCCTGGAGGCGTTCAGCGGCTTCACCTGGAACAGGCTGGCGCGCAGGCCCTTGCTCGACTGGCCCAACGTGCAGGGGACGTATGACCTGGGCGGTGGCGGCGCGCTGCACTACTTCCAGCCGGACAACGACCTCATCGAGAACAACCGCTTCGTAGGCAACTTCGTGACGCAGGGGCCCGCGGCGGCCATCTACGTGGAGCACATCGGGACTCGCGGCGTCCTCCTGCGCGGCAATCGCTTCGAGAACAATCAATCCGCGTCCGGGGGCGTGGTGGTGTGCAACCGGGGCAGCGGTGGGGTGAACCTGGTGCTGGCCGCCGACAACCTCTTCAGTGGGAACAAGGTGAACGGAGGCATGGCCCCGCCGGTGTCGGGGGACTGCAGCGTGGCCGCCCAGTAG
- a CDS encoding amino acid permease gives MGIWSKKSLARLQDEDSAGHEMHRTLNGLQLTLLGIGAIIGAGIFVVTGTAAAQHAGPAIVLSFVLAGLGCLFAGLCYAEFASMIPVAGSAYTYGYATLGELVAWIIGWDLMLEYLFASSAVAVGWSGYMTAFLRDYVGVALPAALSNAPFETAPGSLIPHATGAIINLPAVLLVGVLTVLLVVGMRESARVNNIIVFLKIGIVLLVILFGAFHIDQANWTPFIPPNTGRYGEFGWSGILSGAGVIFFAYIGFDAVSTAAQETKNPSKDLPTGILGSLIVCTVLYVLMAGVMTGLAPYSTLDVPEPVYVAISKGGPALAWLRPIVGLGAIAGLASVVLVMLMGQPRIFFAMSRDGLLPPFFGRIHPRYRTPYISTLITGGVSMVVAGLFPIGLLGHLVSIGTLFAFVVVCAGILVLRYTRPDLPRPFRTPFVPVVPILGILCCGALMLGLGLETWLRLIIWLGLGLAIYFFYGRKHSRVAQAEAREGARAP, from the coding sequence GTGGGAATCTGGTCGAAGAAGAGCCTCGCGAGGCTCCAGGATGAGGACAGCGCGGGGCATGAGATGCACCGCACCCTCAATGGGCTCCAGCTGACGTTGCTGGGTATTGGCGCCATCATCGGCGCGGGAATCTTCGTCGTGACGGGGACGGCGGCCGCGCAGCACGCGGGTCCAGCCATCGTCCTATCGTTCGTCCTGGCGGGGCTGGGGTGTCTCTTCGCGGGGCTGTGTTACGCGGAGTTCGCCTCGATGATTCCCGTCGCCGGGAGCGCGTACACGTACGGCTACGCCACCTTGGGTGAGCTGGTGGCGTGGATCATCGGCTGGGACTTGATGCTGGAGTACCTCTTCGCCTCCTCGGCCGTGGCGGTGGGGTGGTCCGGTTACATGACGGCCTTCCTGCGCGACTACGTGGGGGTGGCGCTCCCGGCGGCGCTGTCGAACGCGCCGTTCGAGACGGCGCCCGGCTCGCTCATCCCGCATGCCACCGGCGCCATCATCAACCTGCCCGCGGTGCTGCTGGTGGGCGTGCTCACGGTGCTGCTGGTCGTGGGCATGCGGGAGTCGGCGCGCGTCAACAACATCATCGTGTTCCTGAAGATTGGCATCGTCCTGCTGGTCATCCTCTTCGGGGCGTTCCACATCGACCAGGCGAACTGGACGCCCTTCATCCCGCCCAACACGGGCCGCTATGGCGAGTTCGGCTGGAGCGGCATCCTCTCCGGGGCGGGGGTCATCTTCTTCGCGTACATCGGCTTCGACGCCGTCTCCACCGCGGCGCAGGAGACGAAGAATCCGTCGAAGGACCTGCCGACGGGCATCCTCGGCTCGCTCATCGTGTGCACGGTGCTCTACGTGTTGATGGCGGGCGTGATGACGGGCCTGGCGCCGTACTCCACGCTCGATGTCCCCGAGCCCGTCTACGTGGCCATCTCCAAGGGCGGCCCGGCACTCGCGTGGCTGCGTCCCATCGTGGGGCTGGGGGCCATCGCGGGCCTGGCGTCGGTGGTGCTCGTGATGCTGATGGGGCAGCCGCGCATCTTCTTCGCCATGTCGCGGGACGGGCTGTTGCCGCCGTTCTTCGGCCGCATCCACCCGCGCTACCGGACGCCCTACATCTCCACCCTCATCACGGGGGGCGTGTCCATGGTGGTGGCGGGTCTGTTCCCCATTGGATTGCTGGGGCACCTGGTGTCCATCGGGACGCTGTTCGCGTTCGTGGTCGTCTGCGCCGGCATCCTGGTGCTGCGCTACACGCGGCCGGACCTGCCCAGGCCCTTCCGCACGCCCTTCGTGCCGGTGGTTCCCATCCTGGGCATCCTCTGCTGTGGCGCCTTGATGCTGGGCCTGGGCCTGGAGACGTGGCTGCGCCTCATCATCTGGCTGGGGCTGGGGCTGGCCATCTACTTCTTCTACGGCCGGAAGCACTCCCGGGTGGCGCAGGCAGAAGCACGAGAGGGCGCCCGGGCGCCTTGA
- a CDS encoding MBL fold metallo-hydrolase — protein MSPSRHGCQFSGVRLERVRASRQFEDGRFRNTAPVGPGIQGNPLPVLGEFFLGASKRVPPGPVPLESPLETWTRRPESGFRVTWLGHSTMLLELDGARILTDPVFGERASPLSFAGPRRFHAVPASLESLPELDAVLVSHDHYDHLCRPTIEALVKRRVRFVTALGVGAHLEAYGVAPELITELDWWERTQVGPVVFTATPSQHFSGRGLGDRNRTLWASWVMEGEKHRVFFSGDTGLTEELVEVARRHGRFDLVMLEVGAFHPSWGGIHLGPENALKAHAMLGGGTLMPVHWATFNLGLHPWDEPAETLLRMATEQQVQLFTPRLGAAVEPTRWELSTPWWREVTEAALNPRPVMGG, from the coding sequence ATGTCTCCTTCCCGCCATGGTTGTCAGTTCTCTGGGGTGCGACTCGAGCGGGTGCGTGCCTCCCGCCAGTTCGAGGACGGCCGCTTCCGCAACACCGCCCCCGTGGGGCCCGGCATCCAGGGCAACCCGCTGCCGGTGCTGGGGGAGTTCTTCCTAGGCGCCTCGAAGCGGGTGCCGCCGGGGCCCGTGCCGTTGGAGAGCCCGCTCGAGACCTGGACCCGTCGGCCGGAGAGCGGGTTCCGGGTGACGTGGCTGGGCCACAGCACGATGCTCCTGGAGCTCGACGGCGCGCGCATCCTGACCGACCCCGTGTTCGGCGAGCGCGCGTCTCCGCTGTCCTTCGCGGGGCCTCGGCGGTTCCACGCCGTGCCCGCGTCGCTGGAGTCGCTCCCGGAGCTGGATGCGGTGCTGGTGTCGCACGACCACTACGACCACCTGTGCCGGCCGACGATCGAGGCGCTGGTGAAGCGGCGGGTCCGGTTCGTCACGGCGCTGGGCGTGGGCGCGCATCTGGAGGCGTACGGCGTCGCGCCGGAGCTCATCACCGAGCTGGACTGGTGGGAGCGGACGCAGGTGGGGCCGGTGGTGTTCACGGCCACGCCGTCACAGCACTTCTCCGGCCGAGGGCTGGGGGACCGCAATCGGACACTGTGGGCGTCGTGGGTGATGGAGGGCGAGAAGCACCGCGTGTTCTTCAGCGGGGACACGGGTCTGACGGAGGAGCTGGTGGAGGTGGCCCGACGTCACGGCCGCTTCGACCTGGTGATGCTGGAGGTCGGCGCGTTCCACCCGAGCTGGGGCGGCATCCATCTGGGCCCGGAGAACGCGCTCAAGGCCCACGCGATGCTGGGCGGCGGGACGCTGATGCCGGTCCACTGGGCCACGTTCAACCTGGGGCTGCATCCGTGGGACGAGCCCGCGGAGACGCTCCTTCGCATGGCCACCGAGCAGCAGGTGCAGCTCTTCACGCCTCGCCTGGGCGCGGCGGTCGAGCCGACGCGCTGGGAGCTTTCCACGCCCTGGTGGCGTGAAGTCACCGAGGCCGCGCTGAACCCTCGCCCCGTCATGGGCGGGTAG
- a CDS encoding LysR substrate-binding domain-containing protein, protein MLLNPHPFTLRQLQYAVAVADTLSFREAATRCHVSQPSLSAQLAQLEEALGVRLFERDRKRVLPTAAGQRLVERARRLLLEADDLQDEARRVGNPLDGTLRIGIIPTVSPYLLPALTPLLRKQYPRLTLAWVEDKTEALTRSLEAGTLDAALLALEADVGDVERDHIAKDAFFVVAPKGHPLAARSTPVSLSELRDAKVLLLDEGHCLREQALAFCTRARAHEQEFRATSLSTLAQMVAGGAGVTLLPALAIPTESRRAELVVRPIAPPVPHRTLALVWRRSTPLAAALRQLASTLREGYPSEPRPRGADTSRASTTRR, encoded by the coding sequence GTGCTCCTGAACCCCCACCCCTTCACGCTCCGACAGCTCCAGTACGCAGTCGCCGTCGCGGACACGCTGAGCTTCCGCGAAGCCGCGACGCGGTGCCACGTCTCGCAGCCCTCCCTCAGTGCCCAGCTCGCACAGCTCGAGGAAGCGCTCGGAGTCCGGCTGTTCGAGCGCGACCGCAAGCGGGTGCTGCCCACCGCCGCCGGTCAACGACTGGTGGAGAGAGCCCGGCGCCTCTTGCTGGAGGCCGATGACCTCCAGGACGAGGCTCGGCGCGTCGGCAACCCCCTCGATGGAACGCTGCGCATCGGCATCATCCCCACCGTCTCGCCGTACCTCCTCCCCGCGCTCACGCCCCTCCTTCGCAAGCAGTATCCCCGCCTGACCCTGGCCTGGGTCGAGGACAAGACCGAGGCACTGACACGAAGCCTGGAGGCAGGAACTCTCGACGCGGCCCTGCTGGCACTCGAGGCCGATGTCGGCGACGTGGAGCGGGACCACATCGCCAAGGATGCGTTCTTCGTCGTCGCACCCAAGGGACACCCGCTCGCAGCCAGGAGCACTCCCGTCTCGCTGTCGGAACTGCGCGACGCCAAGGTCCTCCTGCTCGACGAGGGCCACTGCCTTCGAGAGCAGGCCCTCGCCTTCTGTACGCGGGCTCGGGCCCACGAGCAGGAGTTCCGCGCGACGAGCCTCTCGACGCTCGCGCAGATGGTCGCGGGCGGAGCCGGTGTCACCCTGCTCCCAGCCTTGGCCATCCCCACCGAGAGCCGTCGCGCGGAGCTCGTCGTGCGCCCCATCGCGCCTCCGGTTCCGCACCGAACCCTCGCGCTCGTGTGGCGACGCAGCACCCCGCTCGCCGCGGCCCTGCGACAGCTCGCCTCCACCCTCCGGGAGGGCTACCCCTCCGAGCCCCGTCCCCGAGGCGCGGACACGTCGCGTGCGAGCACGACTCGCCGCTAG
- a CDS encoding SDR family NAD(P)-dependent oxidoreductase: MTTDLILTGASRGIGFALARALAKSREYRLILVARDRARLESLAAFIQEEGGQAVVIPGDLSTLAGARALGQQLVEQVSPGATLVHNAGIWPTHRELTVDGLESGFAVNHAAPLVMQQALLEAKRLRRVLLVSAGLLVKGRFDAARTPTGEDFSSLRTYCDTKLGFALAMRDVATEHPAVDVLVLHPGVVRTDLGARTGPIGWLLSLVKRGWEAPEVCAQRLSRILAQERWSPPGQARWWVEETEQPWPPATEDAATQRAVREVHARLRAMGSGPS, encoded by the coding sequence ATGACCACCGACCTCATCCTGACGGGGGCATCACGAGGGATTGGCTTTGCGCTGGCGCGAGCACTCGCGAAGTCGCGTGAGTACCGGCTCATCCTCGTCGCCCGCGACCGCGCGCGATTGGAGTCACTGGCCGCCTTCATCCAAGAAGAAGGTGGGCAGGCGGTCGTCATCCCCGGCGACCTGTCGACGCTCGCGGGAGCCCGCGCGTTGGGCCAGCAGCTCGTGGAGCAGGTGTCTCCCGGAGCCACGCTGGTGCACAACGCGGGCATCTGGCCCACCCATCGCGAGCTGACGGTGGACGGACTGGAGTCAGGCTTCGCGGTGAACCACGCCGCGCCGCTCGTCATGCAACAAGCCCTGCTCGAGGCGAAGCGACTGCGGCGCGTCCTGCTGGTGAGCGCGGGCCTGTTGGTGAAGGGCCGGTTCGATGCCGCACGCACCCCGACCGGCGAGGACTTCTCCAGCCTCCGCACGTACTGCGACACCAAGCTCGGCTTCGCCCTCGCGATGCGTGACGTGGCCACCGAGCATCCAGCGGTGGATGTCCTGGTGCTCCACCCGGGTGTCGTCCGTACGGACCTGGGAGCCCGCACAGGCCCCATCGGGTGGCTGCTCTCGCTCGTGAAGCGAGGCTGGGAAGCCCCCGAGGTCTGCGCCCAGCGCCTCTCGCGCATCCTCGCCCAGGAGCGCTGGTCGCCTCCAGGACAGGCGCGCTGGTGGGTCGAGGAGACGGAGCAGCCCTGGCCTCCCGCGACGGAGGATGCCGCCACACAGCGCGCCGTGCGCGAGGTCCACGCACGGCTCCGCGCCATGGGCTCAGGCCCGTCGTGA
- a CDS encoding DUF6210 family protein, with the protein MATHNVFLDPAGTSPFGLAVIVLAPTGVTYEHQCEGLMTSTRAAEGFLVPVPSNDYDPEANEAFDVEGALLGFFHKEFRGNPPPLEEWRQGQVESLAQVVSRVPFWSTPTGSAPSELLHLSLDLDRIAEATEAWVPVTTPYGPGILVFQNCD; encoded by the coding sequence ATGGCCACTCACAATGTCTTTCTCGACCCTGCAGGCACCTCCCCTTTCGGTCTCGCCGTCATCGTGCTGGCCCCCACGGGCGTCACCTACGAGCACCAGTGCGAAGGCCTCATGACCTCGACTCGCGCGGCGGAGGGATTCCTAGTGCCTGTTCCCTCCAACGACTACGACCCCGAGGCGAACGAAGCATTTGACGTCGAGGGAGCGCTGCTGGGCTTCTTCCACAAGGAGTTCCGCGGAAACCCTCCACCGCTCGAGGAGTGGAGGCAGGGTCAGGTGGAGAGCCTCGCCCAGGTCGTCAGCCGCGTCCCCTTCTGGTCGACGCCGACGGGCTCCGCACCCTCGGAACTTCTTCATCTGTCCCTGGACCTGGACCGCATCGCGGAGGCCACGGAAGCCTGGGTGCCCGTCACGACGCCCTATGGCCCCGGCATCCTCGTGTTCCAGAACTGCGACTGA
- a CDS encoding TetR/AcrR family transcriptional regulator: MKRRDALLDAALRCFAERGLLGTGIEEIRKAAGASPSSVYHLFDGLPDLTLALLLRTFERLFTHLVSRVVPTATAEAAVVALVDGHLEWILSHRDEGRFMYQAMAVELGTDAAEVLLARKAELLAPIVQHVARFVSEGSLPPWPPLLLDVVLLGPSHEACRRFLGGAPLDPVWMRSQLPKLAWRSVRPHTPRGV; this comes from the coding sequence GTGAAGCGACGCGACGCGCTGCTGGATGCGGCGCTGCGGTGCTTCGCGGAGCGGGGGCTCCTCGGCACCGGCATCGAGGAGATTCGCAAGGCCGCTGGCGCGAGCCCTTCGAGCGTCTACCACCTGTTCGATGGACTCCCGGACCTCACGCTCGCGCTGCTGCTCCGCACCTTCGAGCGGCTCTTCACCCACCTGGTCTCCCGGGTCGTGCCCACCGCCACCGCCGAAGCGGCCGTCGTGGCCCTGGTGGATGGCCACCTGGAGTGGATCCTCTCCCACCGGGACGAGGGCCGCTTCATGTACCAGGCGATGGCCGTGGAGCTGGGCACGGACGCGGCGGAGGTGCTCCTGGCCCGCAAGGCGGAGCTGCTCGCGCCCATCGTCCAGCACGTCGCACGCTTCGTCTCGGAGGGCTCACTGCCGCCCTGGCCTCCCTTGCTCCTGGACGTGGTGCTGCTGGGCCCGAGCCACGAAGCCTGCCGCCGTTTCCTCGGAGGCGCTCCGCTGGACCCCGTGTGGATGCGAAGCCAACTGCCGAAGCTGGCCTGGCGGAGTGTCAGGCCTCACACACCTCGCGGCGTGTGA
- a CDS encoding tetratricopeptide repeat protein produces the protein MLFGSKTPPSRSELITEADLARSKGRLNKAISGYRKALELEPKDAIVLGKLAPLLARTRQAQAALESFRAAAQAHLDKGFADKAQAVYAQATELFPLELELWRQVAQLHVQKGHRAEAVKTLLRGRLHFRRSSERPGAILLLRETLALDATLFEVKLDLVLQLARQREREEALAMLEPLAAEARGPRQVRKLRWTQAQVTPGLGTFLAWLRAWVLGR, from the coding sequence ATGCTGTTCGGAAGCAAGACGCCCCCCTCCCGCTCAGAGCTCATCACCGAGGCGGACCTGGCGCGCTCGAAGGGCCGTTTGAACAAGGCCATCTCCGGCTACCGCAAGGCCCTGGAGCTGGAGCCCAAGGACGCCATCGTCCTGGGCAAGCTCGCGCCGCTGCTCGCTCGGACCCGCCAAGCCCAGGCCGCGCTCGAGAGCTTCCGCGCGGCGGCCCAGGCCCATCTCGACAAGGGCTTCGCGGACAAGGCGCAGGCCGTCTACGCCCAGGCCACGGAGCTGTTCCCACTCGAGCTGGAGCTGTGGCGACAGGTGGCCCAGCTGCATGTGCAGAAGGGACATCGAGCAGAGGCCGTGAAGACGTTGCTGCGCGGCCGGCTCCACTTCCGAAGAAGCAGCGAGCGCCCCGGCGCCATCCTCCTCTTGCGCGAGACACTCGCGTTGGATGCGACGCTGTTCGAGGTGAAGCTGGACCTGGTGCTCCAGCTCGCGCGGCAGCGGGAGCGGGAGGAGGCGCTGGCGATGTTGGAGCCCCTTGCCGCTGAAGCGCGCGGGCCCCGGCAGGTGCGCAAGCTGCGATGGACCCAGGCGCAGGTGACACCCGGACTGGGCACCTTCCTGGCGTGGCTGCGTGCGTGGGTCTTGGGACGCTGA